A single genomic interval of Apteryx mantelli isolate bAptMan1 chromosome 19, bAptMan1.hap1, whole genome shotgun sequence harbors:
- the SSTR2 gene encoding somatostatin receptor type 2 encodes MDLEYELPNATEFWFSPASPFDNFSVEAPANTSQNATGHHFDLTSNAILTFIYFVVCIIGLCGNTLVIYVILRYAKMKTITNIYILNLAIADELFMLGLPFLAMQVALVHWPFGKAICRIVMTVDGINQFTSIFCLTVMSVDRYLAVVHPIKSAKWRRPRTAKMINVAVWGVSLLVIMPIMIYAGVQHNHGRSSCTIIWPGESGAWYTGFIIYAFILGFLVPLTIICLCYLFIIIKVKSSGIRVGSSKRKKSEKKVTRMVSIVVAVFIFCWLPFYIFNVSSVSVLIVPTPVLKGMFDFVVVLSYANSCANPILYAFLSDNFKKSFQNVLCLVKVSGMDDADRSDSKQDKSRLNETTETQRTLLNGDLQTSI; translated from the coding sequence ATGGATCTGGAATATGAGCTGCCCAACGCCACCGAGTTCTGGTTCTCTCCAGCTTCCCCATTTGACAACTTCTCTGTGGAGGCACCTGCCAACACATCACAGAATGCCACAGGCCACCATTTTGACCTGACCAGCAATGCCATCCTCACCTTCATCTACTTTGTGGTCTGCATCATAGGGCTGTGTGGCAACACGCTGGTGATATATGTCATCCTTCGCTACGCCAAGATGAAGACCATCACCAACATCTACATCCTGAATCTGGCCATCGCGGATGAGCTGTTCATGCTAGGTCTGCCCTTCCTGGCTATGCAGGTTGCGCTGGTACACTGGCCCTTTGGCAAAGCCATCTGCAGGATTGTCATGACAGTGGACGGGATCAACCAGTTCACTAGTATCTTCTGCCTGACAGTCATGAGTGTTGACCGGTACCTAGCTGTCGTCCATCCCATTAAATCTGCCAAGTGGAGGCGGCCTAGGACAGCCAAAATGATCAATGTGGCCGTATGGGGTGTCTCCCTTTTGGTGATAATGCCCATCATGATTTATGCCGGGGTGCAGCATAATCATGGCAGGAGTAGCTGCACCATCATCTGGCCAGGGGAGTCTGGCGCGTGGTACACAGGCTTCATCATCTACGCCTTCATTCTGGGCTTCCTGGTGCCTCTCACCATTATCTGCCTTTGCTACTTGTTCATCATTATCAAAGTCAAGTCCTCGGGGATCAGAGTGGGCTCCTCCAAGAGGAAAAAGTCTGAGAAGAAAGTCACCAGGATGGTCTCCATTGTGGTCGCTGTCTTCATCTTCTGCTGGCTCCCCTTCTACATCTTCAACGTCTCCTCTGTCTCTGTCCTGATCGTGCCCACGCCTGTCCTCAAGGGCATGTTTGACTTTGTCGTAGTCCTCAGTTACGCCAACAGCTGTGCCAACCCCATCCTTTATGCCTTCTTGTCCGACAACTTCAAGAAGAGCTTTCAGAACGTCCTCTGCCTGGTCAAGGTCAGCGGTATGGACGATGCAGACCGGAGTGACAGCAAGCAGGACAAATCCAGGCTAAATGAGACCACGGAAACCCAAAGGACCCTGCTCAATGGTGACCTGCAGACAAGCATCTGA